The segment atcaaacgtatacaagataacagagttAAAAGGACATATGACACTTACAGGCCTAATCCCCAATAccttcgacccaaggtacttaaGTTGTTCCCAAGGTAGTGCTTGCCTTATCGCTCTCACCCTCTCCTCCAGGCCTatcacggaaataccccacaactacccccgcgaccaaagtgactgtacccGTCTGGCGTTCGAGTCTTGTTCCCTCACTGCAAGATTTTAATCACCTCAATCTCTTGtcgattttatgtatatatatatatatatatagatatatatatatttaatatatgtataatatcatatatatagatatatatttataataatatatcatatatatatatatatatatatgttatataataatatatatatatatatctattatatatataatagtttgtacatattattatgtgtgtgtgcgcgtgttagTATCAGTATTGGGCTATGCGGCAACAAATGAAGGCTCAAAAGAATTGAAAGCTGAATTTCATATAGGAATACAGAATGTTATACAGATGAAACACTAGAAAGAGTTATGAAAAATCTTTCTGGTCATATGAATGTGAAAGGTAATAAGAATAGTAAAGCTAATTTAGTCATTgttggttctcttttttttttcaacattatgCGCGTTGGAACACACtcacaacacacaaacatatatagatgtatgtatgtaataattatatattattaatatatatatatatatataatatatatatatatatatatatagatatatttataattttttttattttatatatatatatatatatatatatataatatatatatatatatatatgtgtgtgtgtgtgtgtgtgtgtatccatgtaTATGTTTGGAGCCGTCCATAtttgtcttatccttcttttaagaGCGATTAACTTGCGATTCCGTATAATATATTCCTTCCATTTTTACCGACAGGGTTAAATTGGTCATCTTGCGTGGGatgtagaaataaaataaaataaatcattggCAAGCATCGGGTGTAACGGACCATCTGTCCTTGaaagtattttccattttcctttattactttaaagatatatatatatatatatatatatatatatgtatatatatatatatacatacatatacatacatgtgtgcgtgtatgtgtgagagagagagtgtttgttttTGCGTGTATTAGTCAGCTAATCTTGGACCCAAAAGACTAACATATTTTTACTACAGGGGCTGCTTCGACAATACATTTCCAACAATcgttcagtttttgtttttttttaaccctttgtgaattttttttctttatttttcgtcGTTTAACGTGAGATTTTTTTCTGCTATATATTACACCAGCTACCCTCATGATCAGCACATGCGAATGTAGCCGTATGACGTTCTTAACGAACGAAAATGAAACTCCATTATATATTGAGAAAAAAATCTCACTTGAGTTCGTCCTTCGGCATCCAGGTTTAGATGACTTTACGTAAGGACAGTAGAAGGTTGCACGGCTGCAGCTGATGATCTTATGACTTCACCGATCTATAGATTATTATTCAAATGCTGCCCACGTCTTCCGGCATACACGGCTCCTGAAAGGAAAGATTAGAAAATGCTGAGCGTGGCAATGCCAAAAACATGCAACACCGAAGCGACATTCTGACGTCAGTCATAGGGAAGATAGCAACCGATGGCAGCGCCTGTGGAAGTGGTTGTGACGACCAATCAGACTCCGAATCTCCTGCCGCGCCTCCTGAAACGCCCTTGGGGGCTATCTCCTGGTTGCGTTGAGGTGCATTACGCAATGGTTTACAAGGAAGACGATAAGCACTACATTCTGATACTGATAGCGCTGCCACCTGACACGAGCTATGCTTTTTATTACTCGAGTGTTTACTTTTTGTCACGAGTGTTTTCTTGATTAAATAATACCGTCTCGTCGCTGGTCGTCTACCAAGAGTAAACAACGGCACCTCTTTCATTCAAAGGACGCTTGCGTTGGTTAAGGGGAAATTAGCTAGTGATAACTGCCTTCTGCCATAGCTATCATAACTAGTTGCAGCCAGTAAAACCGACTTAAAAGGAGTTGCCCTTGCAATTGTCTTACAAGGATTTGTTCGAGTCATCTTTTCCCACTGCTTCACTTGCCGTAATCTGAACTTTTTCTGGTAATGTCTTCTTTTTTTCGCGTGACAGGCATTATTTTCTAGTGGAACCTTAATGATAACGCCAGTCTCTGTCAGCTGTGTGTTTCATAACCTCACAACAATTATCTTTGTGATATTTTAAACTCCCAAAGAAGCAACTATTATCGCGACTGTGTTCAgttgatttcattattttcagttcaCACGTGATTCAGAGACAAAAGGTACAGTTAcggaaatgtaataaataattgaTCTGAAGATAGAAATAGCGCCCTCGCTCTTACTCTTCCATAACACCAAGCATAGGATAGGATGTTCATCGTCCTCTTCCAAATGTTATCAACTCAATTaggtaaacattctctctctctctctctctctctctctctctctctctctctctctctccacaaaacacTTGTCTGACATTCTGCTCTAAAAGATGCCCGCCGAGTTTGATTTAATTAAAATTAGCTTTGACGAAGGAAACGAGATATACTGCAAAATTATGGTCCGACGTATCGAAACCTCGTGACGGAActgatgcataaaaaaaaaaaaaaaaaaaaacacatttttagtCTCACCAGACTGAATTTGCGGAGATGCGAAATTCAGCCAAACGGCATCTGTTTAGGGACAACATGTGGCTATGCGTCATGACTACAGGCAGCTTTGGCAGCGTGGGCACGACAGCTTCTGCAGGTGGTTGGGATTGGGAAGAAACTTCAAGAAAGACTCAGTCTTTGGCTGTCCTCGGCGAAGGTGTGCGTGTCTGTAGATGCGCTTGACTCTTGTGAACTTCTGAAAGCAGCAGACCCTGTCCGACATTTGTTTATAAGAACGGACCAGTAAGGAAGAAAAAGATAGGGATTCGCTTACTTCTCTTGATGGTGTGACTTATTGATACATCGTCGAGAAATGAATCATTCAAGGTTAGAAATCTGACTTGAATCCGCTCTCCCGCATCCGCCATCCTCCATccgcccaccccacccccctcccccccaaccgaACCCGCGGCCCCCGGTCTCTGTTTTTCACATTGAGTTAGGTTTTGAATTGCAAAGTGTTTTCACAAACTACCAATAGATATGCATGCACTCCGTAGAGTGCACTCCCGAATAGAACTGAAGCTGTTTCCCGCCAAATTTAGATAGGTCTTTTGATTCAGTTCCCTTCCCTCTTCACGACTTGGGATACGGACAATCCTAATGTAACTAATGTTAACAATGCGGATATTATAGGACTCTTGGAAGTCTACAGTACATGATAAGTCATACGAACTTTGTGTTGTGCACTGCGCACTATTTATTAGCAATGTCATTACAAAGATCCAGGTACACCTAATAAAAAGTGCGTATTACGCAACATGACTTTCACAAGGATACAATGTACTTTAGACTTCCTTGAGTATAATGATGTACCAGGGTCCTACCGGTAGGTCTAATTTTTCAATATGTCAGTctcctaaaaatgaaaaataaatagatagacaaaAAGTGTTGCCTCTCATTCCAGCTGACTATAGATCCCGCAGGGGTAGCAACGCCAGGCACCCGTCACAGTCATTACATAAGGTTCTCTGTAGGTATCTTCGGTcccgagctgcaacccctttcaatccttttactatacatccgttcatattcattttcttccaccttactctcCACCTAGTCcttgcaattgtttcatagtgcaactgcgatttCCTCTTGCTAAACCTTTTAAAACCTTTTGCTcgccatttccctttcagcgctgaatgacctcatagagtCCCAGTGCTTGTCTTTTGGCCTacattttacattccattccactCCATTGACTGTAGAGGTCATAGTAGAAGATAATACCCCGTGTAACATCAAAGGAGGTTTGCTATCGCTCAAAAAATCTGCAGACGATTTATCGTTTAGATAAGAGAACATCGTAAGATGTAGATAAATTGTCTAGTGCGTCATTTTAGGCAGCCAGGGAGTTCCTTGTAAAGAAAACAGCGCCAAAAGGCTTTCCAATTCCATGACAATAACACTTTGCACCTGAGGGACTGCATCAGTAACTCATCATTACAACGTTGTGCACACTGGTGTCACCTATTTTCGGTTTCAAGCAAAAGTTCGTATTATAAAAGACGTTCAGCTGTACTTGTGAAAAGACAAAGCTGTTAGTCACAAAGACTCCTACTTCAAACTCCGCTGTTTTGCTTTATTGTACAGCTAAATCAAGGAACCCTTTAATACGTAGTTGCACGCCACCCATCCAACGTTCGTTTGGGCCAAGGTCTAGATATGGACCGTGGTTTGGGAGTACATTCGACTCCCACAACGCACGAACAAGTTTTAAAAGTAGCCTTTCTCCCTCCCAGTCAGCATGACCACCTGCGTAGTTTTCCGCAATACTGCGTCTTTAAATATTTCCGTTTTCTCAGCAAACTTCGATTCTTAGTTACTTGTTTACTTAACCTCGCACGTTCcaactgtcctctctctctctctctctctctctctctctctctctctctctctctctctaattgtttATTCATATcactaaaaatattttacaaagttaAATTCCAACTCGCTCTTTGATTTCAGAGTTTTGCTATCCTGAAGATATGTTATTCATTTGTGACCGTGCTTTTCGtaaccacggtctaggtatatacctagaccgtgttaGTAACaatcgaatttctctctctctctctctctctctctctctctggttacttTGTATCGTATCAAacgttcattatatataattatcggcCATTGGCAAAGGTCCTCGGAATAAAATAAGGTAAGCAAACTCCAACGGTATTTTAGCAGACACCTTTAAACTTTAATGGTAGTTGAACCTGTTAAACACGTAATAAGAACACTAGTTACCGGATATTTTTTATTAAGAACCAAACTTATTAAGACCCCAAACTTTCACTGATCCCATATCAGGTGgtttatgtatacatttttacAATATAACCCTTCTTTTTCTGGGTATGTCGTATAATCATAAACAAATCTAATAAGATGCTGTTTTAGGATTTTTCTTTGGGGAGTAGATGAGAAAATGTGTCTTTGCCGAACATTACTGTATTATATTTTGTTGGTAATCACCGAGAAAATGGATCGTCAACTCATGCTTAAGTGAATTCTGAATAATTGGCAATAAAAATAGTGCAGAAGTGatcgaaagagagagggagagaacagAATTTTCTATTAACAGTGACCTGATTCGGAATGGCTCACAATGACAAAGAGCCCCAAGCAGATACTTCTTATCTTTATTTGAGGGTTATTTGTAGCAATAACATATCGTCTCTCTGCGCCGggttgcaaattcccgagatgtatactagtctCGCACCAGCATCGTTTTTTATTTTCGTAGCCCATAGATATTTGGGTGAGGGAAacataataagattattttcaagaagattctatggttgatttttaagaaatggcgtcccactttttcagggaaggttcggttCACGGttgcagttcgggaatatgccgcCTGGCTGCATATATTTAGGCCCATGTCTAGCATAGAAATGATTAAtgttgtatatattcatatttcttttctcATTGGAAGGGTGGGTGTGATCATCTACAGTAttgtttcatcattttttttaccacaggAGAGTGCTGACCACTGGTCACTACAGTAAACCAATCGGATTATAAATGCATGAAATGTATTTGACGCTTGACGTACATTAATTTTCTAAAAATGAATTCGAAAAATTTCAAAGCTTTGAGTGAGGAAATATATACATCTCCGCTTGTTAAAGGGcactataatttaattttatatcgaGGTATTTTGACACAATCTAAAATTGACTAAATATAGTAACAATTTGATAAATGTTATAATCATATCATCGGCAAAGCTTCATAATGctttacacttctctcttttttttctgttttcagctgAAAAGATGAGTTCCGTTCTTGCGCCAGCATCTTTACAGCAGATCTGCCAGGCTGCTGCAGCATCATGGTTGTTGGACTGGTCGGGTATGATTGGCCAGATATCAGCTAGGACTGCTGCCCTGCGGACCCAGAGAAAGAGCATCGGAGAAGACAGTGCAGCGCACTCGGCCAACTATTCAAGAGTTGTTCAGAACTCCGCTTCTCTTGAGAGTCAATGGCGTGAAGATTACGAATCAACAAACGAAGTCCATTTCCAAGGCGATGTTTACAAGAAATTTGGGAGCGGCCGTTACAGAAAGAAACCCAGAAGAGATGACAGAATCGTCACTGTAGACCCTAGCGTACCTGAGCGCTATGTAGACCCTTTGATATCAGAGTATCTAGGGTACTGTAGCCATAGATCGTATGATACGTGTTTTAGGCACAACCCAAGGGGAATTTCCAGTTGTACATCAATCCAGCCATCTTTTGATAGAGCGGTCTTGGATGGGAGTGTAAGAATTTGTACGTCATTTTTCAAACAGCTTTTGCCACCTGCTCTGGTTAATCAGATTTTAATTCTAGCATGGAAGCAGGTTTCCAGACTTGTTTGTTTTACTAGACATAGTCACCCTAGTGAAGTATACCAAGTGGCAGACTGGGTGAGAAGAGTGCCAGCTTTACTTCAGTTGTGTACAAATTTTTCCGCAAAAGGTCTAGCATTAGACATATCAGGCATTCCAAACAGTTTAATAGAGGACGTTCTCGTGATAATTagtcaatattttccttttaaaatcgtAGGTAGCCTTGTTCTCCCCAAAACAGACTTTAAGGAAAAACAGCTTGGCTTTACTGATAAGTGTACAAAATTATATAACGATATATTGTTGAGTGCTGCTCTGACCAGTGTGATACTGAATAGCGATTTATGTAATGACGCCATGCTCAGTACCCTTTCTCAGCTTCCACTGAAAGAGCTTGAAATAGGTGGAAATTCTGTCTCTGAGAAAGGTATCATAAACGGATTGTGCGCCTTACCCGTCGATACAATCAGTGAGGCAAACGACATAATCAGTTCCGGACATTTGCAATCCTTTTGTGCGTCTCCTCTAAGAAAATCACTGCAAAAGCTAGAAATGTCTTTTCAACGTCTCCATAGTTCAGTTTTTCATATAATTCCAGCAGTTTTTTTAGAGTTGCGATATTATAACCCACACAGAAATGTGGTGCAATGTTTACTGAACTTTGATAGAATTCTACCTGTGGAAAACAATAACAGTGCATCTATTTCTTCTCAAGCTACTGTTAATCTAGTCAGATTAAATGCAGGGAATTCAAGCAGAGCTACGTTGAACGTGATGGCTAGGATTTGTCCCCATTTACAAGAACTTGTCCTCACACTCGATTCAGCTGCAGAAGACACACTGACTGCATTAGAAAACTTCCCACATTTGTCTCGCATAGAAATCTTATACTTTCCGTCACTTCCAGCTTCTCAACCAAAGTTAGATGCTAATATTTTACATAATGTCATTGAAGTGTTTGGATCACAGCTCAGATACATTAGTATGACAGGATTCAGTGTTTCAGGAAGTGTCCTGAGTGATTTATCGCAACTCCCAGAGCTTTGCAACTTGAGTTTTAATGATTGTTGGTTATCTAACCCAAAAACTTTACCATGCAGTCCATTCCCAAGTTTAGGTAAACTGAGTCTGAACTTTCTCCCGGCTAACACCACAATGCAGTTTCTAACAATGGGTGGCAATGTACACTCACTGCACCTGGACCTGAAGGGATTAGAATGGGGTAGCAATCCGCTTACTGATTCTAGCATCAGAGATCTGGTTTCATTTGGAATTCTTAGATCTTTACGCACTTTCACTGCCACGTCATCTTATTTAACGACAGATGCTCTCAGCTTACTAGCATCGATGCCTTATATAAAGTCTGTAGGATATCTTTCTTCTTGGGGATTAACGGAAGAAGAGCTCTGCTGCGTGAACCATTCTGGCCCTCAGCACGTAGTGTGTTATCAGTGATCTCTTATCAAGGGAACACTCCCCGTAAAACTACTAAAACTCTGGGCTTTGAATATCATCAATTAGTCGTATTTTCCTTACTATCGATCAAGttttttcattcttgttttcATTCTGACACTAAAAGGGGtagcttttatgtaaaataagACGCCCATCTTCTTTTCGGCAGCTTTCATTTAATTCCAGATGAGCATTAGACTAGCCAGATATCCTTAGAAAAATGAAGATTAAGTTGCAAATTTTTACACTAGTATCCGACGTGAAAACGAAAagttttcatggttttttttgccaaaaacttTTAGGTTTTCTTTTGTGTAAAGCATGTTTTCTTTCCATACATTCTTTCTGCAAATGTTGTGGAACTTTGTCTTGCAAGAATGAGGAGAGTCTCTGATAGACTTTTGAAATCTTATTTTAGGGATATATCTATTCATGGCATGATATTGGTCAACATGTGAACCAGATTGATATGCTGTCGAAGTCAACTTAGAATATGCGGGTATTATCTGCTATATATGTTGTCGACTTGGCAAGTGCCTTTTGAAGGAAACGCAATGAATGTGATCTTGTTTGTGAAATCCAGATTATTTTTCCaagctttctgttttttcgttttgtttatctttttttcctttattaaaggAAAGCCAAATTGGTTCTGTGtggtatatactatgtatattgtaACTACCACTTTTTACAATATAATCTTTtcagtttttgaatttttaatGGAACTGCATgttgaaaatgatgataataaacagCTGAGGCAATATGACGCGCAACACCTCTTCATGAGAGTCAGAAATATGGTGAATTTTTCAGGATAACGTACGAGTATCATTATATAAAAGTACTTTTTGAGCTAGGATCATCTTGATAataaatttcacttttttttttcttttgcttttaaaCATGCCAGAAAGCCTTGACACTGGTCAGTAATTCTTTTCTATGATGTTCTGTGACTTGAGCGAGGTTATTAAACAAAATGTGTATTCCGATGGAAATTAGATTGAACGCTGAACAAAATGTTTCGTAGTTGAATGAGGCACCACCGAAAATCATGCAAGTGGAGCAGATAAATCTTCACCATTCTTTTTTGGAATTATTTGCTGAAGAAAATCTTTCGTTCCATCCCATCGGTCATGCCCTCCTTGTTAGGGTCCATTTCCATGATATAAACAGCCCTGCCATAAATCTCAACAGTAGATATTCAGAACTGATTTCCTTGGAAATGGAAATTCACTTACTCGTTTCAGAGGCTCTTGGTCTTCAGTGTAACGCATTACCGCCCGCACTAGATCCCTACCATGTCACTAGATTtttcgctatctcgctttttttttttttttttttttttttttataaagtaaccGTTTGATTTAATTTAAGCGTAATGGACTATCGTCTTAAGTAATTTAAAAGTATCTCTTGTTGAGGTTAAAATGTACCCTATTTATATCATCTTTACCTATAGGTCAATCCTCCGAATATACTACTTACAAGTTAACGGATCAAATTGTTTGTTAGGAAACGAAACTAGAGTCACGACACAGGTCATCGACTCCGAAATCAGACAGactagttaaaaaaataataataataattattcgatACTAGCCACCTAAAGTTTATTCATGTGATATTATATCAAACAAGTATACATGTCCATtgtgtatacaaatataattcaaaatttacaatTATAATCTAAAATTAAAGTATGAACTACAATAACTCGATacaagtaatatttttacttatttaataagACCAGACAGACCCTCCTGTATGACCTTGAAGTAACAACATCTTTTATTAAAGAACAAACAAGTGGTCGGAGCGTGATTAAGGAATCGATTGATTGCGAGCGAAAGTGAAAGAAGGGAAGGAAACAAAGAAAACACGAGAGGATTTTAAGACTGCATAAAGAGTAGTCGAATGCGTGCACCTGGTACTGTCATCTGGTGCTCTGCATACCCTCGCTTTTACTACATACCTTCCTGAACTAGCTTTCGTTTCCTTACTGTTTCCCATTGCACCAGTAACTTAGCCCGTCCAATAAATAATGATGCAATTAGCgaaatgaaaatatcatcttCATTGTGATGTAGAAAAGGACAACTAGCTTTTAgatcaccaataaaaaaaaagtacaaagaaaaGCTACACAATTATCGCAAATGCATCAATAGTTGCATTgcgaaacttaatattatttgctcTACCATTACATACACGGAATTCGAGATCGAGAGTGGTTGTTGTTAATcgattttgttattttcaagaaaaaaaagtgtgctACTCATTATCATTTAAGCTTCTTAATCAGCTCCTGTCTTCAACCAAGGCGATCAGCTGGATCCTTGATCTTATTTTCCCGAACACAATTGTAACAATACGCTCAATCGCACTGCAATATACCATATAACTTGTGAAATTCTCAATATGTCCATGCTCCTATAATGCGAAGGCTATAATGTGTAGTGTAAGCACAGTGTCTGTAACTAAAGTGCCAGGTGGATGAGTAACTCCCAACCTACGTCAGTCCGTGAGATTTCATATTTCGTAATGTTAATAGAGAAAACTTTTCTTCCCTGGATAATTGAATATAGCTGTTCTTTTACATCATAACTGTGTTTTTTACAAACATTGATTAACGAATTCATGAATTTCATAGATCGTATAGACAGTGCGACTACCACACCTCTACTTTCCTTTCTGTCTCACTCCTTTCTTCAAGGCGCCGCCTTTTGCGTCTCGTATGGGAATGTCCTATAGTACTGCTCAAAGTCCTCGTGTTTTTGTAAGAAATGCTCACAACGAAAAACGTTGCGCGCTTACTGATGTCCATCCATTTTTATGAAGTCCCAACGAGATGGAAGTCAATTAAAAATATCTTTGTGGAATCTCACGAGTGTTATTAATCAAGATTCCTTTCTGTTAAGTTAACCAAACCAAGTAGTAGGTGTAACCCTTTTCTGTAAACATACTGCGTCTCCCCAAAACGAGATTGAAAATGCCCTCATTCAGGTAAGCAAAACTTAAGGATTTtttcacgaaatataaaaatattcaaaaagaaaattactgaTT is part of the Macrobrachium nipponense isolate FS-2020 chromosome 6, ASM1510439v2, whole genome shotgun sequence genome and harbors:
- the LOC135216364 gene encoding uncharacterized protein LOC135216364 — its product is MSSVLAPASLQQICQAAAASWLLDWSGMIGQISARTAALRTQRKSIGEDSAAHSANYSRVVQNSASLESQWREDYESTNEVHFQGDVYKKFGSGRYRKKPRRDDRIVTVDPSVPERYVDPLISEYLGYCSHRSYDTCFRHNPRGISSCTSIQPSFDRAVLDGSVRICTSFFKQLLPPALVNQILILAWKQVSRLVCFTRHSHPSEVYQVADWVRRVPALLQLCTNFSAKGLALDISGIPNSLIEDVLVIISQYFPFKIVGSLVLPKTDFKEKQLGFTDKCTKLYNDILLSAALTSVILNSDLCNDAMLSTLSQLPLKELEIGGNSVSEKGIINGLCALPVDTISEANDIISSGHLQSFCASPLRKSLQKLEMSFQRLHSSVFHIIPAVFLELRYYNPHRNVVQCLLNFDRILPVENNNSASISSQATVNLVRLNAGNSSRATLNVMARICPHLQELVLTLDSAAEDTLTALENFPHLSRIEILYFPSLPASQPKLDANILHNVIEVFGSQLRYISMTGFSVSGSVLSDLSQLPELCNLSFNDCWLSNPKTLPCSPFPSLGKLSLNFLPANTTMQFLTMGGNVHSLHLDLKGLEWGSNPLTDSSIRDLVSFGILRSLRTFTATSSYLTTDALSLLASMPYIKSVGYLSSWGLTEEELCCVNHSGPQHVVCYQ